One Rhizoctonia solani chromosome 2, complete sequence DNA segment encodes these proteins:
- a CDS encoding amidohydrolase family protein, translated as MDWDTQWGEQRLSTQMKEAAPMGDNEVPFGYLARFDDAVSSENIVFVMKAGKVYKTGGKPVV; from the exons ATGGACTGGGACACACAATGGGGAGAACAGCGACTTTCGACTCAGATGAAAGAGGCGGCGCCTATGGGTGATAACGAGGTGCCGTTTGGATACCTCGCTC GGTTTGATGACGCTGTTAGCTCAGAGAATATTGTATTTGTGATGAAAGCTGGCAAGGTCTACAAGACTGGTGGCAAGCCAGTTGTTTAA